A genomic window from Fusarium oxysporum Fo47 chromosome X, complete sequence includes:
- a CDS encoding uncharacterized protein (expressed protein) has product MVDEAHERTTNTDMLLALLKELIQQCKHLKLVIITLVLPTFSRRNAVLIQHLKTPPICYDAAVIDWVRHFVENKPKDNILVFMTSVPEIERNGTALRRDIPALKGAPDALCSSQICTGLGNRWFRQSNVHCLCHCVA; this is encoded by the exons ATGGTCGACGAAGCTCATGAGAGAACGACGAACACTGACATGTTGCTTGCTCTTCTGAAGGAACTCATCCAACAATGCAAGCATCTGAAG CTTGTCATCAT TACTTTGGTACTACCAACGTTTTCGAGACGAAATGCTGTCCTCATCCAGCATCTGAAGACACCACCAATTTGTTATGACGCAGCCGTCATAGACTGGGTCAGGCATTTCGTCGAGAACAAGCCAAAAGACAATATCCTTGTTTTCATGACGTCGGTGCCCGAGATTGAGAGAAACGGCACCGCGCTCCGACGGGATATACCAGCGTTAAAAGGTGCTCCCGATGCACTCTGCTCTTCCCAAATATGCACAGGACTCGGCAACCGGTGGTTCCGCCAGTCAAATGTGCATTGTTTATGTCATTG TGTCGCCTAG
- a CDS encoding GPR1/FUN34/yaaH family-domain-containing protein, translated as MATKSIEEIRSHSPSPSALGLGQQIGNPSPLAMGTFATTLLTLSLSMMGFRGVETQTIFIGNLCFAAGLCMFVSAQWEMARGNTFGYSALSAYAVFYGGYGVILCPSLGVLESYGGPTSEYHNALGFYVLIWAVLTLFFMLGSAPINLVSFGIFTTIFFCFTLDAASNFAHADGKVEVAKNLMKAAGVFGFVSGLLGYYSCAAVMCADALPFELPCGDTSRFFKKTRKQL; from the exons ATGGCCACCAAAAGTATCGAAGAGATCCGCTCTCACTCACCGAGCCCTTCGGCTCTGGGTTTGGGTCAACAAATCGGCAATCCT TCCCCATTGGCCATGGGCACCTTCGCCACTACACTTCTCACTTTGTCTTTGTCCATGATGGGATTCCGTGGAGTTGAGACCCAGACAATCTTCATTGGCAACCTTTGCTTTGCCGCTGGCCTTTGCATGTTTGTCTCTGCTCAGTGGGAGATGGCCCGCGGTAACACCTTCGGATACTCTGCATTGAGCGCCTATG CTGTTTTCTATGGTGGTTACGGCGTCATCCTGTGTCCATCGCTCGGTGTCCTTGAGTCGTATGGCGGACCGACATCCGAGTATCATAACGCTTTGGGATTCTACGTTCTGA TTTGGGCAGTCTTGACACTGTTTTTCATGCTTGGATCAGCTCCAAT TAATCTGGTCTCCTTTGGCATCTTTACCActatcttcttctgcttcacCCTTGACGCGGCCTCCAACTTCGCCCATGCTGATGGAAAGGTCGAGGTTGCAAAGAATCTCATGAAAGCTGCCGGTGTATTTGGGTTTGTCTCCGGTCTTTTGGGATACTACAGCTGTGCTGCCGTTATGTGCGCTGATGCACTTCCATTCGAGCTGCCTTGCGGGGATACGTCAAGATTCTTCAAAAAGACTCGCAAGCAATTGTGA
- a CDS encoding galactosyl transferase GMA12/MNN10 family-domain-containing protein yields the protein MLQLKRLPWSTAAVALKAVIVLFGILLCYQAYTFYGEWSWPKSFTYGTTQDPVSLVHPHGGNQCLPSLNSSLLLEAKTIRNACRHMSPYPSSDVRIGRVTAHFGSVQEHYQKALRTHVLHSMIHDNDLEVMCTPVVDSLWNKPAFILSLLLDEMVKPAQERLEWLFWVDRDTLILDQCRPLSSFLSPHDVDESDETEDTDDSEPERSNETKHDDIHLLVTNDWNGLNNGVFFVRVNQWAIELFSDIAAFRYYRPNVSLPFTEQSAMEIIMNEPKFKSNVQVIPQEWFNTYPKGSPTDFVEKADEDGLEDYHARRGDFLLHFAGRGGRDKLINEWTEMLEGTRSIWSKEEVQRNATTSIRGFWSGL from the coding sequence ATGCTTCAACTCAAGCGACTACCATGGTCAACAGCAGCCGTTGCTTTAAAAGCAGTCATTGTTCTCTTTGGCATCCTCCTTTGCTACCAAGCCTACACATTCTACGGTGAATGGAGCTGGCCGAAATCTTTTACTTATGGCACCACGCAAGATCCTGTTTCTCTTGTTCACCCTCATGGTGGAAACCAATGTTTACCCTCGCTGAACTCCTCCCTTCTACTAGAAGCAAAGACGATACGGAATGCATGCCGGCATATGTCTCCATACCCATCCTCAGACGTACGAATCGGAAGAGTCACTGCACACTTTGGCTCGGTTCAGGAACACTACCAGAAGGCGCTGCGTACGCATGTACTGCATAGCATGATCCATGACAACGACCTGGAGGTAATGTGTACTCCAGTTGTTGATTCGCTCTGGAACAAACCTGCCTTCATCCTGTCCCTCCTCTTGGACGAGATGGTGAAACCTGCCCAGGAACGGTTGGAATGGCTATTCTGGGTGGACCGCGACACCTTGATTCTCGATCAGTGTCGCCCTTTATCGAGCTTTCTTTCGCCTCACGACGTTGATGAGTCTGATGAAACCGAAGACACAGACGACTCAGAGCCCGAGCGAAGCAACGAGACGAAGCACGATGACATACATCTCTTAGTAACGAACGACTGGAACGGCCTTAACAATGGCGTTTTCTTCGTCCGGGTTAACCAGTGGGCAATCGAGCTGTTCAGCGACATCGCTGCATTTCGATACTACAGACCCAACGTTTCGCTTCCATTCACTGAGCAAAGCGCCATGGAGATCATTATGAATGAACCAAAGTTCAAATCAAACGTTCAAGTTATTCCTCAAGAATGGTTCAACACTTATCCTAAAGGGTCGCCCACAGACTTCGTTGAGAAGGCGGACGAAGATGGCTTGGAGGACTATCATGCGAGACGAGGCGACTTCCTACTACATTTTGCAGGTCGTGGTGGAAGGGATAAGTTGATCAATGAGTGGACCGAGATGTTGGAGGGTACCAGAAGTATATGGTCGAAAGAGGAGGTTCAAAGGAATGCGACGACAAGCATTCGGGGGTTTTGGTCCGGGCTCTGA
- a CDS encoding ADP-ribosylation/Crystallin J1, whose product MPSSQNKSELSPRESRVIGALLGVHAGDSLGATLEFKTHTNIAREYPLGLREIVGGGPFRWSQGHATDDTDMTRGVLLAYHDYKAGDDVAHLAGDYFISWLHGDWPGRRPGSRPEDIGGATATGLMRYEQTQDPDRAGAGEGSAGNGSLMRCIPTGLFQRDPQKLVEESVRISKITHDDKRCTVACAAYNTIVSKLIDQVAPKEAIEAGLQVAETLEVGYGPVYQSIELGKSLNIATMAAKGPVPELGGRCSGYVLESLSLAIAAVLDTRSLEDIVVDVVRIGWDTDTNGAIAGGILGARDGAAAIPPQWRSVLQFGREFENTALSIFEKKAA is encoded by the coding sequence ATGCCTTCATCGCAAAACAAGTCTGAACTTTCGCCCCGCGAGTCCCGTGTCATCGGCGCGCTGCTGGGCGTCCATGCCGGCGATTCGCTGGGCGCAACGCTCGAGTTCAAGACTCATACGAACATTGCGCGTGAATACCCTCTCGGTCTCCGTGAGATCGTAGGCGGAGGCCCATTTCGATGGTCGCAGGGCCATGCAACAGACGATACTGATATGACTCGTGGCGTACTCCTTGCATATCACGACTACAAGGCCGGCGACGACGTCGCGCACCTCGCTGGCGATTATTTCATTAGTTGGCTTCACGGCGACTGGCCAGGCAGGCGACCGGGAAGTCGACCTGAGGACATCGGAGGGGCAACCGCTACTGGGCTTATGCGCTATGAACAGACGCAAGATCCTGATCGCGCCGGGGCTGGAGAAGGAAGTGCTGGGAATGGAAGCTTGATGCGCTGCATCCCGACCGGCTTGTTCCAACGCGATCCCCAGAAGTTGGTCGAGGAAAGCGTGCGTATCAGCAAGATCACGCACGACGACAAGAGATGCACGGTCGCATGTGCAGCCTACAACACGATTGTGTCGAAACTCATCGACCAAGTCGCCCCTAAAGAGGCCATTGAGGCAGGTCTCCAAGTCGCAGAAACTCTTGAAGTAGGCTATGGCCCAGTATATCAATCGATTGAACTCGGCAAATCTCTCAACATAGCAACAATGGCTGCGAAAGGACCTGTACCTGAACTGGGAGGGAGATGCAGTGGATATGTCCTCGAATCACTGAGCCTCGCGATTGCTGCAGTCCTCGACACTCGCAGCTTGGAGGATATTGTGGTGGACGTTGTTCGCATTGGCTGGGATACAGACACAAACGGGGCGATCGCGGGAGGAATACTGGGAGCTCGAGATGGAGCAGCGGCTATTCCTCCCCAGTGGAGATCGGTCTTGCAATTTGGTCGTGAGTTTGAAAATACGGCTTTGAGTATCTTCGAAAAGAAAGCCGCATGA
- a CDS encoding fungal-specific transcription factor domain-containing protein, with amino-acid sequence MPRSENTSPTDLTQQYMADATNQSVELQDYGMSSHLMERSGTGSRAVTSVQQSPEPSQEDLQGHYIGPASGVSFLLRVQKRMHQAISFSGPGSIFTFGDAPLHNPDYDPNFCMMLPKEDAQRLVDRYFDFAMPTYRFLHRPTIQEWFSEFYETLGTMRDPNNSAAKVALLFMILAHARVYMPENDRPGPSDLSSRYYLAAEHQLSKESGSIRLTSVQARLLQCYYLGTQSRVNHCWSQFGIVTNLALAIGLNRNKRPGVISGLNHIEVESRRRTFWCAYTLDAYLSVSLGRPRNFHDDDIDTELPACVDDNDITKDHINLAGSTKGYSVMLAPLGHMKLARIIGQILRGLYSVKPISISKRLEETQLVSKALADWRAEFSQFLDADYFSTSFLVPIVQRQRNVLNLTYWHAIILTHRQAVLNNFARISRNRRGSENDAATQESVQRCLEAAIQTVGLIDEMTDNGQMFRAFWVCTASSFSDVKTNRYQVTAYFAFTAAMVLYIYVIQKWASPPETYSEYFTAAARCQSHMSTMVEKGSLSERYCFLLEELRVEALRQVNRMHPNVFASLEGHAQDNAFQSNVIPMDTPSDKTSYTDLMGENGLDFNGMSGVDFSGWGQFASMVSSGLGNLDAFLDDEVFRL; translated from the exons ATGCCTCGGAGCGAGAATACCAGCCCTACGGATTTGACGCAGCAATACATGGCAGATGCGACCAACCAGAGTGTAGAGTTGCAAGACTATGGCATGTCATCCCATCTCATGGAGCGGAGCGGCACGGGCTCACGGGCTGTAACGTCGGTGCAACAGTCACCTGAGCCctctcaagaagatcttcagGGTCACTACATCGGTCCAGCCTCTGGCGTGTCGTTTCTTCTCAGGGTCCAGAAGCGTATGCATCAAGCAATATCGTTCTCTGGCCCAGGAAGCATCTTCACTTTCGGTGATGCACCCCTTCATAATCCTGACTATGATCCCAACTTTTGTATGATGCTTCCCAAAGAGGATGCTCAGCGCTTGGTTGATCGTTACTTCGACTTTGCCATGCCAACCTACCGCTTTCTACACCGACCCACGATTCAAGAATGGTTCTCTGAGTTTTATGAGACGCTGGGTACTATGCGTGATCCGAATAATTCTGCCGCTAAAGTCGCTTTACTCTTCATGATCTTAGCCCATGCTAGGGTCTACATGCCTGAGAACGACAGACCAGGGCCCTCGGATCTGAG CTCACGGTATTACTTGGCAGCTGAGCATCAACTCTCGAAAGAGAGTGGTTCCATACGACTCACTAGCGTTCAGGCTCGTCTTCTGCAGTGCTACTACCTCGGAACTCAGTCCCGTGTCAACCATTGCTGGAGTCAGTTTGGTATCGTCACGAACCTAGCGCTTGCTATCGGGCTGAATCGAAACAAGCGACCCGGCGTTATAAGCGGACTGAACCATATCGAAGTAGAAAGTCGTCGAAGAACCTTTTGGTGCGCTTATACTCTCGATGCATATCTCAGTGTATCTCTAGGTAGACCGCGTAACTTTCATGATGACGATATCGATACAGAGCTTCCAGCTTGTGTCGATGATAATGACATAACCAAGGATCATATCAATCTTGCTGGCTCAACTAAGGGCTACTCGGTTATGCTTGCCCCTCTTGGACATATGAA GCTCGCTCGCATCATCGGCCAGATACTGCGGGGCCTTTACTCAGTCAAGCCTATCTCGATCTCCAAACGCTTAGAGGAGACACAACTCGTCTCAAAAGCTCTCGCAGATTGGCGAGCTGAATTCTCCCAGTTTCTCGATGCCGACTACTTTAGTACATCATTTCTCGTCCCAATCGTTCAACGGCAACGCAACGTTCTAAATTTGACCTACTGGCATGCTATAATACTCACGCATCGGCAAGCGGTCCTCAACAACTTTGCACGGATCTCACGGAATAGAAGGGGCAGTGAGAACGATGCTGCAACCCAAGAGAGCGTTCAAAGGTGTCTTGAAGCTGCCATCCAAACAGTTGGTCTGATCGATGAGATGACCGACAACGGACAGATGTTCCGGGCATTCTGGGTCTGTACGGCCAGTTCTTTTTCCGATGTCAAAACTAACCGATATCAGGTTACGGCATATTTTGCCTTTACTGCAGCCATGGTTCTGTATATCTACGTGATCCAGAAATGGGCATCACCTCCTGAAACCTACAGCGAATACTTTACAGCTGCAGCTCGATGCCAATCGCACATGTCAACCATGGTCGAGAAGGGCTCGTTGTCAGAACGATACTGCTTCCTGTTGGAAGAACTACGGGTTGAGGCCTTACGCCAGGTGAATCGGATGCATCCCAACGTGTTTGCTAGCCTGGAGGGGCATGCACAAGACAACGCTTTCCAGTCCAATGTTATACCGATGGACACACCGAGCGACAAGACTTCTTATACGGATTTAATGGGAGAGAATGGGCTGGACTTTAATGGCATGTCTGGTGTTGACTTTTCAGGCTGGGGTCAATTTGCATCTATGGTTTCGTCGGGCTTGGGTAACCTGGATGCTttccttgatgatgaggtcTTTCGGCTTTAG